GAGTTTGATCCGGTCTTCCAGATCGGGGCATGCTCCGTAGCCGAACGAGTAACGCGCACCTCGGTATTCGAGTTTGAAGTACCCCTCGGCCTCGGTGGGATCCTCCGCGGCGACCGATTTGCCGTCGGACAGTTTCAGTTCCTCGCGCACTCGGCGATGCCAGTATTCGGCCAACGCTTCGGTGAGCTGGACACCGATTCCGTGCACCTCGAGATAGTCGCGGTACGAGTCGGCAGCGAACAGCTCGTTCGCGAAGTCGGCAATGGGCTGGCCCATTGTCACCAGGTTCATCGGCAGAACATCGACCTGGCCGGATTCTCGTGCAGCCGAACGCGACCGAACGAAATCCGAGATGCAGAGGAATCGGTCACGGTGCTGACGGGGGAACGTGAATCGGAAGCGTTCGGGTGCATCGGGTTCGGGCTCGGTGAGCACGACGACGTCGTCGCCCTCGGAGACCGCCGGGAAGTACCCGTACACCAGTGCGGCGTGTGCGAGTATGCCGTCGGTGCTCAGGCGATCCAGCCAATACCGTAGGCGCGGTTTACCTTCCGATTCCACGAGGTCTTCGTAGGTGGCACCTTCACCCTTGCGAGCACCGCGCAGGCCCCATTGCCCGAGGAACAGTGCGCGCTCGTCGAGCAGACCCGAGTAATCGGCCAAGGACACGCCTCGGACGATGCGAGTACCCCAGAACGGCGGAACCGGAATGTCGATATCGGCTGCAACATCGGATCGTTCGGGCACGACGACCGGTGCCTCCGCAGCCTTGCGCTTCTCCGCGATGCGCTTGGACCGCTCATGGCGTTCCTTGCGCTCGGCGGCCTTGGCCTTCGCTTCGAGTGCCTCCGGACTGTCGGGAGCCGGACCCCCACCGCGTTTGGTGGTCATGATGGTGTCCATCAAACGCAGGCCCTCGAATGCGTCTCGCGCATAGTGGACGTCACCCTCGTACACATCCTGCAGATCGTTCTCGACGTACGACCGCGTCAACGCTGCTCCACCGAGCAGGACCGGGAACTGCTCCGCGACGCCCTTGGAGTTGAGTTCGATCAGGTTGTCCTTCATGACGACGGTCGACTTCACCAGCAGCCCGGACATCCCGATCACGTCGGCGCGCTTGTCGATCGCGGCTTCGAGGATGGTCGAAATCGGTTGCTTGATACCGAGATTGACGACCTCGTAGCCGTTGTTGCTCAGGATGATGTCGACGAGGTTCTTCCCGATGTCGTGGACGTCGCCCTTGACGGTACCGAGCACGATACGACCCTTACCGTCGTCGTCGGTCGCCTCCATGTGCGGCTCCAGATACGCCACCGCAGCCTTCATCACCTCGGCGGAGGCAAGCACGAACGGCAACTGCATCTGGCCGGAACCGAACAGCTCCCCCACGGTCTTCATGCCCGAGAGCAACGTCTCGTTGATGATCTCCAGCGGCGGCTTCTCGGTCATCGCTGCATCCAGATCGACGTCGAGACCGTTGCGTTCGCCGTCGACGATGCGGCGTTCGAGTCGCTCGAACAGTGGCAGACGACCCAGTTCCTCGGCGCGTGATTCCCGGGCCGATGCTGCCGAGACGCCCTCGAACAGCTGCATCAGCTTCTGCAACGGGTCGTAGCCTTCGCGGCGGCGGTCGTACACCAGATCCAGAGCGGTCTCGCGCTGTTCGTCGGGAATCTTGTTCATCGGCAGGATCTTCGACGCGTGCACGATGGCGGTATCGAGGCCGGCCTGTGTGCACTCGTGCAGGAAGACCGAGTTCAGCACCTGGCGTGCAGCGGGATTGAGACCGAACGAGATGTTCGACAACCCGAGGGTGGTGTGCACCTTCGGATACTTCTCCTTGAGCTGCCGGATCGCCTCGATGGTCTCGATGCCGTCGCGTCGAACCTCTTCCTGGCCGGTGGAAATCGGGAAGGTGAGGGTGTCGACGATGATGTCCTCGTGGCGCAGGCCCCAGTTCTCGGTGATGTCGGTGATCAGGCGATCTGCGACACGCACCTTCCATTCGGCCGTTCGAGCCTGGCCTTCCTCGTCGATGGTGAGGGCGACGACGGCGGCACCGTGCTCCTTGACCAGACGCATGATCTTCTGGAACCGCGAATCGGGCCCGTCGCCGTCCTCGTAGTTGACCGAGTTGACGGCGCTACGGCCGCCGAGGTGCTCCAGACCGGCTTCGAGTACGGCCGGTTCGGTGGAGTCGAGCATGATCGGCAGCGTCGACGCGGTCGCCAATCTGCTTGCGAGCGCGGCCATGTCGGCGGCACCGTCGCGGCCGACGTAGTCGACGTTGAGGTCCAACATGTGCGCGCCGTCGCGCGTCTGATCCTTGGCGATGTCGAGGCACTTCTCGTAGTCCTCGGCCAGCATCGCGTCGCGGAATGCCTTGGACCCGTTGGAGTTGGTGCGCTCACCGATCATCAGGATGCTGGCGTCCTGCTCGAACGGAACGGCAGTGTAGAGCGAGGAGACACCCGGCTCCGGCGCGGGCCTGCGCTCGAGCTTCGTGGCTCCGTGCACCATGTCGGCAACCTGACGGATGTGCTCGGGGGTGGTGCCGCAGCAACCGCCGACCAGAGCCAGCCCGTACTCGCTGACGAAACCGCTCAGCGCCGTGGCCAGCTCGGGTGCGGTCAGCGGGTACTCCGCTCCCTTTGCACCCAACGTCGGCAGACCGGCATTGGGCATCACCGACACCGGCAACCGCGAATGCTTGGACAGATGGCGCAGGTGCTCACTCATCTCGGCCGGACCGGTGGCGCAGTTGAGGCCGATCATGTCGATTCCGAGCGGTTCGAGCGCAGTGAGTGCTGCACCGATCTCGCTGCCGACGAGCATCGCACCCGTCGTCTCGACCGTCACGTGGGTGATGATCGGAATACGGACGCCGAGCCTGTCCATCGCGTGCTGGCTGCCGATGATCGCGGCCTTGACCTGAAGCAGGTCCTGGCACGTCTCCACCAGAATGGCATCGGCACCGCCGTCGATCATTCCCAGAGCGGCTTCGGTGTACGCGTCGCGCAGCCGGGCGAACGGAGCATGCCCGAGTGTGGGGAGCTTGGTCCCGGGTCCCATCGAACCCAGGACGTATCGGCCCATCCCGTCGCGGCCGGGGCCCATTTCGTCGGCGGTCTCGCGGGCGAGCCGGGTGCCTTTCTCTGCCAACTCGCGGATTCGATCCTCGATGTCGTAATCGGCCAAGTTGGGCAGGTTGCATCCGAACGTGTTCGTTTCCACGGCGTCCGCACCGGCTGCGAAGTACTCACGGTGGATCTCGCGCAGCACGTCGGGCCGGGTGGCGTTCAGAATTTCGTTGCATCCCTCTAGACCGAGAAAGTCGTCGAGAGTCAGGTCGGCGTCCTGGAGCATCGTGCCCATCGCTCCGTCGCCGATGACAACGCGACGTGAAATCGCATCGAGCAGACCGGGCTTGTGTTGATCGGGCATCACTACAGAGTAGTGGGCACCGCAGTTCCCTCGGGTCGTAGGCTGTCGTGGTGAGTCCCCGAAACCTCGATGGCCAGTCCCCGAACGACGACGTTACCGAAAATACGGACATTCCGGGTGCCGACTCGGCTGTGCCGCTCGACGCCGCGTTGATCGAGGCCGTCCACGACGCTGTGGCCAACGCCACAGACCTCGACGATCTCGACGAGGACATTCCCGAATTGCGCTCCCCCATCCTGGTGGCTGCTTTCGAGGGCTGGAACGACGCGGGCGATGCGGCGAGCGGTGCCGTCGAGCACCTGGAGCTGATCTGGGATGCCAGTCCTCTTGCCGAGCTGGACTCGGAGGACTACTACGACTACCAGGTCAACAGACCGACGGTTCGCCAGGTGGATGGTGTCACCCGTGAGATCGAGTGGCCGTCGACACGGTTGTCGGTGTGTTCGCCTCCCGGCAGCGAACGTGACGTGGTGCTGCTGCGCGGCATCGAGCCGAACATGCGGTGGCGCAGCTTCTGCGACGACCTGCTCGAGTTCGTCGAACAGCTCGGCGTCGAGACCGTCGTGATCCTGGGAGCACTGCTGGCCGACACCCCGCACACCAGGCCCGTTCCGGTCACCGGCACCGCATACAGCACCGAGTCGGCCGAACAGTTCAATCTCGAACAGACCCGATACGAGGGCCCGACCGGAATCACCGGCGTGTTGCAGGACGAATGCGTGAAGGCCGGCGTCCCTGCGGTGTCGTTCTGGGCCGCCGTGCCCCACTACGTCTCGCAGCCGCCGAATCCCAAGGCGACCGTTGCATTGCTGCAGCGGGTCGAGGACGTGCTCGACATCGAGGTACCGCTCGGCGAACTTCCCACCCAGGCAGAGGAGTGGGAAGAAGCGGTCAACGAGATGACGAAAGAGGACGAGGAGATCAGCGAATACGTGCGCAGCCTCGAAGAGCGCGGTGATGCCGAAGTGGACATGTCCGACGCGATTGCGAAGATCGACGGCGACGCCATTGCAGCCGAGTTCGAGAAGTACCTGAGGCGCCGCGGCCCCGGCAACTTCGGCCTCTGACCCGAGCGCACACGACGAACCGGGGCTCGGTGAGGTATTTCTGATGCCGACGTAACGTCACCGCATCGGTGGCGTCACCCCGACACCGCAACCTCGTGGGTATGGCCAGCACACCACGATTTCTGCAAGGCGTCTTCTCCTTCTCCGGCAACGGCCTGGACAAGCCCGAGTTGATCGATCCCAGCTCGAGATTCGTCGTGCCCGAGGGTGTGACGGCCCAACCGCTGTACTTCCGGGGTGGAAACTCCAGCGACGAACTCGTGGTCGTGACTCTGCTGCGCGACGGTAGCCCGATGCGCATCTTCCCGATGGGAGCCAAGAGCGGGGTCAACATCCCCCTCCGTGTGGTCGAGGACGTCGATCCGGACACCGTTCTCGAGTTGGTCGTCGCTGCCCCGGCCGGAACCACCGGAGAGGTCGTCGTCGATTTCGGTCTGGTGCTCGTCTGATGACTGCAGGCAAGCAGCGGCTGTTGGTGATCGGCAACGGAATGGCCGGTGCCAGAACGGTCGAGCAGATCCTCGAGCGTGACGGCAGCTCGTTGTTCGAGATCACGATGATCGGCGACGAGCCGTACGGCAACTACAACCGAATCATGCTCTCGCACGTGCTGTCCGGTGAGACCACCGTCGATGACGAGGATCTGATTCTCAATCCCATGAGTTGGTACAGCGACAACGGCGTGACACTGCACGTGGGCGATCGTGCCGTGTCGTTGGATCGATTCTCCAAGACCGTTGTGTGCGAGAGCGGTCGGTCGGTCGACTACGACGTGCTGATCATCGCAACGGGAAGCAACACGTTCTTCCCGAACATGGACGGTCTCCGCGAATCCGACGGCAGACTGGCACGCGGAGTGTTCGGCTTCCGGACCATCGCAGACACCAATGGCATGCTGCAGATGGCAGAGTCGCGCGACGACGTCTGCGCCGTCGTCATCGGCGGCGGACTGCTCGGACTCGAAGCCGCGTACGGTCTGCGGACCCAGGGGCTCGACGTGAACGTGGTGCACTCCCCCGGACACTTGATGAACCAGCAGCTCGACGAGCGCGGTGGACGAGTGCTGCGCAACAAGATCGAGTCGCTCGGAGTCGGCGTGCACACCTCGAAGAGAACCACCTCGGTGTTGCGTTCCGAGGACGGTGTCGTCACCGGAGTCGGGTTCAACGACGGCACCTCGCTGGCTGCGGACATGGTCGTCGTCACCGCCGGTATCCGCCCCAGTGTCGACTTCGCTCGCGCCGGCGGTTTGGTGATCGAACGAGGAATCGTGGTCGACGACCAATTGCGTTGCGAGGACGAAGGTTCCATCTACGCCGTCGGTGAATGCTGCCAACATCGCGGCGAGGTCTACGGCCTCGTTGCGCCACTGTGGGAGCAGGCCGTCGTATTGGCCGACGTGCTCACGGGCGCGAATCCCACTGCGGCGTACCATGGCTCGCGTCTGACGACCAAGCTCAAGGTGGCCGGTGTCGACGTCGCCTCGATGGGGATCACCGCCCCCGAGCGCGACGACGACGAGTTCGTCCAGTTCTACGAGCCGCGCAGTGGCACGTACAAGTCGGTGATCGTCCGCAACAACAAACTGGTCGGTGCCACTCTGCTGGGCGATATCTCCAAGGCCAACTTCCTGACTCAGGCATTCGACGAGAAAGTACCACTGCCCGACAAGCGCATCACCATGCTCTTCGATATGGGAACTCCCTCTGCGGCAACAGGAGCCGCGGAATTGGCCGACGACGTCCAGGTGTGCAACTGCAACGGTGTCACGAAGGGTGCCATCGTGGCGTGCGTGCACGCGGGTGCCAAGAATCTGAGCGACCTGACCGCGAAGACCCGCGCAGGCAAGGGGTGCGGGTCGTGCAAGGGGTTGGTGAAAGACATCATCGCGTGCGCAGCGGGCGGTGCCGTCGAAGCAGACCCCACCGCGGACTGGTACGTGCCGTGTATCCCGATGACGAAGCCGGAACTGATCGACGCCGTCCGAGCGCAGGATCTGCGGGCGGTGTCGCAGGTGTTCACAGCGCTCGCGACCGACGGCCTCGAGGACGCCGCCGCCAAGATGCCGTTGGCGTCGTTGCTGCGCACCGTGTGGGGTCCGGATTGGGTGGACGAGCGCGGCGCGTTGTTCATCAACGATCGTGTGCACGCCAATATCCAACGGGACGGCACGTTCTCGGTGGTGCCGCAGATGAAGGGTGGCGTCACCACACCGGATCAGCTGCGCAAGATCGCCGACGTCGCAGACAAATACAGCGTTCCGCTGGTCAAGGTGACCGGCGGACAACGCATCGACCTGCTCGGCATCAAGAAGGAAGACCTGCCGAAGGTGTGGGGCGATCTGGACATGCCCTCGGGCTTCGCGTACGGCAAGAGCATGCGCACGGTGAAGACCTGCGTGGGCAGTGACTTCTGCCGCTTCGGTCTCGGCGACTCGACTGCTCTCGGTATCGCCCTCGAAGAGCGGTTCCAAGGCCTGGAGACACCGGCGAAGTTGAAGCTCGCGGTCGCCGGCTGCCCTCGCAACTGTTCGGAGGCACTGTGCAAGGACTTCGGCGTCGTCTCGGTGGGCGAGGACAAGTGGGAGATCTACATCGGAGGCGCGGCAGGCGCACACATCCGCAAGGGCGATCTACTGGCTACCGTGACGGGGGCCGAGGAGGTTCTGACCGTGGCAGGCAGGTTCATTCAGCACTACCGCGAGAACGCCCAATGGCTCGAGCGAACGTACGCGTGGGTTCCGCGCCTCGGCCTGGAAGAACTGCAGAGCGTGCTGATCGACGACCGTGACGGCATCGTGGCCGGACTCGACGAGCGAATGCAGGCATCGGTGGACGGCTACGTCGACCCGTGGCAGGACCGCGCGGCACCCAAATCACCCGCGCAGTTCACCCCGTCGCTGCCACTGCTTCCGCTGCCACAGGTACCGGTCCGATGAGCGTGCCGGTGGGGGCGGTCGAGGATCTGACGCCCGGCGAGGGCAGGGCCTACGTGGTGGACGGCAGGCAGGTGGCGGTGTTCCTGCTCGGCGACGGTTCGGTGCGGGCGATGGACGCCATCTGCCCGCACAAGGGCGGTCCACTGGCGGACGGTCAGATCGACGGTTCTGTAGTCGTCTGCCCACTCCACCAATACACGTTCTCGCTCGACGACGGCTCCTGC
The nucleotide sequence above comes from Rhodococcoides fascians A25f. Encoded proteins:
- the metH gene encoding methionine synthase, whose protein sequence is MPDQHKPGLLDAISRRVVIGDGAMGTMLQDADLTLDDFLGLEGCNEILNATRPDVLREIHREYFAAGADAVETNTFGCNLPNLADYDIEDRIRELAEKGTRLARETADEMGPGRDGMGRYVLGSMGPGTKLPTLGHAPFARLRDAYTEAALGMIDGGADAILVETCQDLLQVKAAIIGSQHAMDRLGVRIPIITHVTVETTGAMLVGSEIGAALTALEPLGIDMIGLNCATGPAEMSEHLRHLSKHSRLPVSVMPNAGLPTLGAKGAEYPLTAPELATALSGFVSEYGLALVGGCCGTTPEHIRQVADMVHGATKLERRPAPEPGVSSLYTAVPFEQDASILMIGERTNSNGSKAFRDAMLAEDYEKCLDIAKDQTRDGAHMLDLNVDYVGRDGAADMAALASRLATASTLPIMLDSTEPAVLEAGLEHLGGRSAVNSVNYEDGDGPDSRFQKIMRLVKEHGAAVVALTIDEEGQARTAEWKVRVADRLITDITENWGLRHEDIIVDTLTFPISTGQEEVRRDGIETIEAIRQLKEKYPKVHTTLGLSNISFGLNPAARQVLNSVFLHECTQAGLDTAIVHASKILPMNKIPDEQRETALDLVYDRRREGYDPLQKLMQLFEGVSAASARESRAEELGRLPLFERLERRIVDGERNGLDVDLDAAMTEKPPLEIINETLLSGMKTVGELFGSGQMQLPFVLASAEVMKAAVAYLEPHMEATDDDGKGRIVLGTVKGDVHDIGKNLVDIILSNNGYEVVNLGIKQPISTILEAAIDKRADVIGMSGLLVKSTVVMKDNLIELNSKGVAEQFPVLLGGAALTRSYVENDLQDVYEGDVHYARDAFEGLRLMDTIMTTKRGGGPAPDSPEALEAKAKAAERKERHERSKRIAEKRKAAEAPVVVPERSDVAADIDIPVPPFWGTRIVRGVSLADYSGLLDERALFLGQWGLRGARKGEGATYEDLVESEGKPRLRYWLDRLSTDGILAHAALVYGYFPAVSEGDDVVVLTEPEPDAPERFRFTFPRQHRDRFLCISDFVRSRSAARESGQVDVLPMNLVTMGQPIADFANELFAADSYRDYLEVHGIGVQLTEALAEYWHRRVREELKLSDGKSVAAEDPTEAEGYFKLEYRGARYSFGYGACPDLEDRIKLAALLEPERIGVKLSEELQLHPEQSTDAFVLHHPEAKYFNV
- a CDS encoding PAC2 family protein, with product MEAVHDAVANATDLDDLDEDIPELRSPILVAAFEGWNDAGDAASGAVEHLELIWDASPLAELDSEDYYDYQVNRPTVRQVDGVTREIEWPSTRLSVCSPPGSERDVVLLRGIEPNMRWRSFCDDLLEFVEQLGVETVVILGALLADTPHTRPVPVTGTAYSTESAEQFNLEQTRYEGPTGITGVLQDECVKAGVPAVSFWAAVPHYVSQPPNPKATVALLQRVEDVLDIEVPLGELPTQAEEWEEAVNEMTKEDEEISEYVRSLEERGDAEVDMSDAIAKIDGDAIAAEFEKYLRRRGPGNFGL
- the nirB gene encoding nitrite reductase large subunit NirB, producing MTAGKQRLLVIGNGMAGARTVEQILERDGSSLFEITMIGDEPYGNYNRIMLSHVLSGETTVDDEDLILNPMSWYSDNGVTLHVGDRAVSLDRFSKTVVCESGRSVDYDVLIIATGSNTFFPNMDGLRESDGRLARGVFGFRTIADTNGMLQMAESRDDVCAVVIGGGLLGLEAAYGLRTQGLDVNVVHSPGHLMNQQLDERGGRVLRNKIESLGVGVHTSKRTTSVLRSEDGVVTGVGFNDGTSLAADMVVVTAGIRPSVDFARAGGLVIERGIVVDDQLRCEDEGSIYAVGECCQHRGEVYGLVAPLWEQAVVLADVLTGANPTAAYHGSRLTTKLKVAGVDVASMGITAPERDDDEFVQFYEPRSGTYKSVIVRNNKLVGATLLGDISKANFLTQAFDEKVPLPDKRITMLFDMGTPSAATGAAELADDVQVCNCNGVTKGAIVACVHAGAKNLSDLTAKTRAGKGCGSCKGLVKDIIACAAGGAVEADPTADWYVPCIPMTKPELIDAVRAQDLRAVSQVFTALATDGLEDAAAKMPLASLLRTVWGPDWVDERGALFINDRVHANIQRDGTFSVVPQMKGGVTTPDQLRKIADVADKYSVPLVKVTGGQRIDLLGIKKEDLPKVWGDLDMPSGFAYGKSMRTVKTCVGSDFCRFGLGDSTALGIALEERFQGLETPAKLKLAVAGCPRNCSEALCKDFGVVSVGEDKWEIYIGGAAGAHIRKGDLLATVTGAEEVLTVAGRFIQHYRENAQWLERTYAWVPRLGLEELQSVLIDDRDGIVAGLDERMQASVDGYVDPWQDRAAPKSPAQFTPSLPLLPLPQVPVR
- a CDS encoding Rieske (2Fe-2S) protein, which gives rise to MSVPVGAVEDLTPGEGRAYVVDGRQVAVFLLGDGSVRAMDAICPHKGGPLADGQIDGSVVVCPLHQYTFSLDDGSCPSGIDSVRTYPAAVVDGKVTVDL